The Glycine soja cultivar W05 chromosome 15, ASM419377v2, whole genome shotgun sequence region CAACTTCTTGCTCTGAGAAAGGGACATCTTGGTCCCATCTCTTCGGACCTGTGAAATAGATAAAAGCACTTATAAGATAATAAACTCGTACCAACTTGCTCCAAACAGCATGCACCAATACATTAAACACTTCATAAATAAGCAAAATCATGAATATTTCACCATATACGACAACAAGAAAAAATGTAGATAGTACGCACTGCACGTTGCAAATATTGACCCCAAAACACAGTTGACTGTTATTGTATGAATAGCTTTTTTTTGTCAGCCAATATTGAAACTAAGGCATTTACATTGGCAAAATACATGTTATTATTGACTGGAAAGGTATCCTAATCCTCTAAGATACATATTATCACAGGATCAAGATAACTAGCAACCTGAACACAAACATCTAAAtggtaaataataaaatcacagACTAACTCCATGAAACACGGGACATTGGGGATAAAATTATTCTCTCTTATTACCCTGTCCCCCTAGTTAGAAACTGCCACATCAAATAAAGCGTCCTCTAACAGAGGATTAACAAAGTTAAAGTGCCATTCTCCATTCCACATTCGTTAAACACGTGTTCCTTTCAGCCATTATCCGTCATAACAAGTCCTTCCTGGTGCAGAGGATAGTTGGCAGGATCATTGCCAAACTGAAatccttattttaaaatttgtatgcACATGCAGCTAGCTATCTCTAACCCACCACATGGCTTCAGACCCAACCCACACTTAACCTTAGGTTCTCCCAAAAATCATTCACCGGCATACTCATTCTCTGCGACAGTTTATTGTTCTCTCCAAGATGATTGGAGAACACAGTCCGTCACCTGCTTCTGACAACCACAAGGCACCACTTCACTCCAATCACAAGCCAGTAGAAGGAATACACAGCACCTCCTTTCTTCACCCTCAAATCCATTCTACCACTAAAAATATTCTACGTCATTCTAGGACCTTTGTTGTCCCTTTTCATGTGCACCAAGAAGGACTTGAGAAGAACACTGTTTCGTCCAAGAATGACTGAAAGAATGTGCTTTTAACATACATGGACAGAGAATGATACAAAGCTATAAGAGCTTTTGAGAGCTTCTCTACTGGAAAAAGCTTtatatttccagcaaaggatCTCTCAAAAGCTCTCCTAGCTCGTATCCAAACATGCCCTTTGTCAAAGTGTATACCAGAATTCAAATATCATTCACCCAAAAGCCACCTAAGATAGCAGATTATGACAGACAATATATCTATCTAGATTACCACACCATGACCAAGCACGTGAACAGTACATAGACATCATAACTGCTCCAAAACTAAATCACAACAGACATAAGAATAACTTTCATAAACTTCAATCATTAGCTAGATGAGATCTAagtaaacataattaaattaaagaatcaCAATGAAGAAAAATTTTCACACAACCATCTACGATATACAAAACATAAGGTGTAGAACTTTTTCTCATGCAAGCTTTTCAATTTTATCATCAACAGATCTCCTTATGGCCAGTAACTGTAATTTATCTACTTACTCCGTCCGTTCCCATTTATAAGACCCAATTACCTAATTCATCAAGATTAAGAAAAGTGGTTAATTTAGTTTATAGCAATACACTTATCTTGAATTTATGACTTTTTCCAAAACTATCCTTATTATTAATACTCCTCTCTCTTCTAATTGTTTGCCACTACATTCCCTCTCTTTTAATTAGGGGtattttagtctaaaaataattaatgcaagaaACATTATAGATTGagtcttataaaaagaaacaagcatcatttcaaacttgggTCTTATAAATAGGAACGGAGGGAGTATCATTTTAATTAGTAGCAGGAAGCTCCAAACGAATAACAGTCATGCACATACAAGTAAAGGAAAAGTTAGTTTAAATATGTTCAGAAATTCTAAGAATTACCAGTCTTTTGGCCAACTCAGTCTCTTTCTTCTGAAAGGAAGCTTCGTCTCCAAGAAAAAATGACGAGTTATCGCCATCAAATGTGCTACCTTCCTCTCTATCATACCTTCATGATATAATTGTAATTAGATTAAactataataaaatgaaaaggcaGATTCCGCAAATCAAACAAACGTGAAGTTTGAAAGAATCATCTACAACTTCAGCTCTATCACCACAAGGTAAAACTAGCATGATGAGTCAAAATTTGAATCTATATatcaaagaagaaaaacttCAAGCAATTGTAAAAGACAAGCACAACATAGGAAACATCATATTATtccaatatataattattaagcaCTCTGATCTCTCTTTCCCAATAGATTCATCTATGATAACACTACATATTTCAAATTCAGTGATTTAAAACAATATCAACGAAAAATACTTTTCACACTAGATTTAGATACCATGCTCGGTCAGCATCGTATTCCATCTCTAAACGCATGCTTTCAGTAATGTCATACTTGTGTTCTTCACCCAAGTCAGACTTATCAGCCATTTCATCCTGGACacatgaaattaataattatataagttgATGATATAGCATGCATATCAAAACTCAAAAGTAATCCATATTAATTACTGTGAAAGAAGAAAACTATGCAACATTTCagatcttttctttttctatttatgCTAAAAgtcatttattttcattgttcaGCATCTATAATGAATTATCAAATACACGAGGGAACTATTAGACATTAATTGCAAAATATACCTCATATCTATTTGAAGTTTCAGATGAAAAACTTAGTTGATGTGACCTTCCATTATGTCTAGAGACAGAAGATTTGGCTGAAGATCCAGAAGCACGTATTGGGACAGGAGACGGAGAAACATGGTCCCAGGGAGAAGGTGAAGTGACTACATTCAATTCAACAATATAACAATTATTTCTCAAAGACTACCATCATCAAATTCAATTATGggaattaaaaacatcaaaatttGACAAtgacaataacaaaaataatatcatatttgGAATAACATACAGGATGAATGAGGAGTGTGGCCCCCCAACCATGGCGAAACTAATCGTGCATCAGGTGAGGCACCTACAAACATTGGGGATGGTGAAGGTTGATGACGTCTAGAACTAGAGACACTGTCCCTTCGTGGAGTGTCTCCCCATTCCCATTGGCCATCATCCCAGTCAGACCTGCCTGCACGTACAAAAATTGATAATGCCTAGGTCATAAAGAATAGCTAGTTCTCCCAATGCACTGAAGCTAATTGTAAAatcatcttttaataaaaatatcttaaatgtTAATTCAATATAATTGGAAAAACACAGAAAAAAGTTTTTAGTATTCCAAGTACATAGAAGTCCATGACATTTCCTGGCTTTAATATTTGGATTAATTCCAAAATACTAACAAGAAACAGAAAGTAACAATTACATACCAGGCATTCTCCTGGAACCTTCATATCTGTTTCGCTTTCTACCATACTCACGGTCATACCTACTATGTGAATCCCTTTCTGAATAAGATCCCTTGCTCTCATAGTAGTCCCAATGCCGCACTCTTCCATTACCGCTTCTTGAATCATCCCTGTGATGCCTCCTCTCACTCCTATGATCCTCCCTGTCATATCCAGAAGGCGATGCAGGAACCTTCaaaattgatatagcaaaattAGAGATATGCAGCAAAGTttcaaaataatgagaaatttaTTGGATGAAAATTGCTAATTGTAAAAGCGAAATGTCAATATTAAACAATGAAAATGTTGAACATTTATTTATCACACAGATCAAGAAAAACAGTTTTTTGACACTTCCTATAAAAACTAACACCTGTCGTATTCTCTATCTTCAAAATATTTCAGCAAAACCAACAGGCAACAACAGCCACTTAAAATTAAGACAGTAATCTAAAGCAAAagttcttttgattcttccttttcctttatCTTCCTAATGCTTTCTGCAGGTAACAAGTTTCAATGTTGTTTCACAAATAAAGCATTTCCTTAGGATAGCAGCATGACACTTTAAATGCTGTTCCTAAGGAATTAAAATGAgatcaaaatatgaaaataaataaaaagtagagAGAAATAATCTTACGTCTGAACCCTTATGCTCAGATGAAGGAGTCCGGTTGGTATCACCATAGTGATCTTCGGTCACAGAACTTTCTGTACAGACAAAGTCACAGAACCTTCAGAGGTTATTATTTGCTTTTCTTAAGGAAAAAATTAATACCTAAATTCCATCATACAATAAAAAGCAATACACATACttcaaaaacaactttaaataatcattttaaaaagattaagcATGTTGAGCTGGAGAAATTTCCTTTACAATTACCCTTTGTACTACATTGCTTGCTCACTTTACATATCCAAAAAACTTTGCtatttaccattttttttctcaataactCCTCAGACGACTTTAAATATATTAGGCAATGAAGAAAAAAGTGTACATGAATCCAACTGGTGGAAACAACTAAACAAAGGGaaattatatatagtaattaaCAATTACCTGAATGAGATGTTTCATTGGTCGTATCACGGTATCTCCGATTAGTGTGTCTGCGTCTGTTGACAATCCCATCATGCCCGCTTTCTTCAGAAACAGACAACTCAGACTTATCTTCATCCTCTGCAGATGCTGCAATGGAAATGGTTCTTTCTTTTGGCACCTTGAATCCCGCATCATGTTGAGACCGTTTTGCGCTGGCAAGGGCATCGAGtcctattaaattatttattaaaataaacaatgaacAGCATCAGCATTCAGTGCCTAAGAACGTAAAACCGAGACTCATGATTCAAAATGcacaccaaaacaaaacaataccTAAACGCGATTTTCTCTCCTGAGGCACGTAAACCATCCTATCCTTGCCAGGAACATAGAGTCCACCACTGGTAGGTTTTTCCGGTTCCAATGTCGCCGTGATCTTGTCTATGTCAACGACACCAGCACCAGCTCCAGCTCCATCCTTCTATTCACAAACAAACAACAATAAGCGGAAGCAGTGAAACCAAATTTCGAAACCATTTAGCGTGCTGCGCAATAGAACTAATACGATACTAACCTCCATGATGtgatttaacttaaaaaatttgCCCCAAAATCGTTGAAGATGAAAACAGAGAAATTCCAATCCAAGCGCCACTCTACAGAAAATTGAAGTGAAACTAAGCAACAAAGTATATTCTCATTCCTAGAACCCTAATCCGGACACGTAGCTAAGAAATCCGAAATTGAGTACTACAAGATGTATTCAAATTAGGTATCTGGTTCCTAATATATTTATTGGGATTTGTGCCTGAGTTACACACTCCCAGAGATATCTAAACGTCGCCGTTTCACAGCAAGCAAACCGCAGAGGCCAGAGAGTGACGGGACGCCAccccttttagtttttatctccTCTTTGTTCCCCGACCACCGACTTCAGAGAGAGGGTaaagattaaacaaataaaaagaaaatttaaaatttcaatatattagTGATAAGAcacttaaagaaaaatatatttactttcaaattattattataaatatatacataaattagagaaaggtaaaaaatataataaagtatttcttttattaatttttttttttacctaaaacGCGATTTGATTTCCTTTCCGGAGTAATATATATTTCCTTTATGGtgtaaatataattaacacaTATGTacaaattgaatttgattttgagttaaataattaattaggtaaaaggaaaatataatttattcacaTAAAAGATTagttagaagaaaataaaataaatgagaaaagggtagatttataataaaaaaataaagaataaatcacaaactaaattattaaaattataatacattcttattcttattcttcCCTGTTAATATAGACATTAATGTACTTTCACACAAAAATATTGACCCTCGAGAATTTTTCTATGAAATTTccgtattaattaatttacacgAACGAACTAATGTTTAtagtaaaattctatttttcctataaaaattaaaaaaatcttcaataaattcaatatattaaaagatagcaaatgaaaaaaatattatttaaaaaggtaattcattaaatcatatattttatttaatattaaatttaaacacgtaattttttaggatttaggaccttttgtttaaatttatttgttaaaaaatacttattttaatgcaataagtaattttctatttgtttaagtatttatctaaattatttttactttaaaaaagtaatttttatttattttgaaaaacaaattctatctatttattaaataaatacttattttaaaactacTTTAAGTATAAACAAATTAACACTTAATTGATGTGCAATGCCAAGTGTCAACCAATCACAGAAGGTGGcatgtttaaaaaatttgaagataATCTTAACTAAAAATGACACATTTTGTGAATTGTGACTGGTTAAACAACCTGAACAACTTTAGAGTGACACTGCATAACAATTACAATATCCCAGAAGCGTGCCACTACTACATTTGAATGGCAAGAGAGAATGAAGGATGAGGATCCCATTGGCCTAGCAGGTAGTAACTAGCATCCAAGAGGTTTTTCTCTCACTAGGATCCCACTGCCACTAACTGCGTTCTTTAAGAATAAGTTCCAAACACCATAGTACTAAAATCACAACACATTCATCAGAAAAAAAGTACTAAAACCGCATGCAAAAAAACATTTACAGTTTTGTTGGTGAAGCAAATGGATTTATTAACCGTCAGAGTTTACTAGAACTGCAGTCCTCAATACTCAATCACTCTATACAATCACACTCACAGATATCACTCAGAATCAATGCTCAATGGCCAGAAAATCTTGCTTTCTGTTCTGTTATTAAAATACCAAAACAATAAAACTAGTTTCTTTCAGGACTCAAAAGCAGCAGATAAGAACTCATCCATTGCCCTAACAGAAGACCCCTTAAACCCATCTTCATCCTTCACCGCATCCCTAATCATATCTCTAACATCCCCAGCTTTCTTCCCCATCGCAACCCCTTTCTCGGTCTCGTCCATCACCAATTCAATTTTTGCCACTATATCTTCGTATTTCACCTCAGAGCTTTTCCCTCTTGCAACCTCCACACAAACCCCAACCTCTTCCTCCAACAACTTACAATTATAAAACTGCTCCGCCGCCATTGGCCACCCCAGAATCGGCACCCCCTGACTCAGCGATTCCAGCACCGAGTTCCACCCGCAGTGACTCAGAAACGCAGACACAGCAAAATGCGACAGAATCTCCACCTGAGGCGCCCAATCGTGAACAACCAAACCCTTCCCCGATTCTTTAACCCTTTCAACAAACCCTTCAGGTAACCATTCTCCCTCTCTGAACTCCGAATTTATGTCAAAACCAATCGGAGGCCTCACAACCCAAACGAAATTCTTCCCGCACCGCTCCAACGCCTTCCCCAATTCCATCATCTGCGAAGCGGAGATCGTGTTCATCGATCCGAAGCACACGAACAGCACCGATTTCGAGGGTTTCGTGTTGAGCCATTCGGTGCAGAGATTCGGGTTGATCCCGCCGCCTTTCCCGCGCGAGCCGGAGCCGGAGCCGGAGGAGAACAGCACTGGGCCGATGGGCCATACGGGCCGGCCCAGTTTTCTCTTAAAGTAGCCCAGCCCAACGGAATCGAACTCTTCGACGGTGTTGAACAAAATCCCGTCCGAGTTGACCCATTGGGAAAGATTACTTTTTTGAAACACAGACCACGGGTCGGAGCCATCTGCTTCGGAAATGTTATTGGGTAACTGCGTGCGGTGAATGACACGCGCTTCGGGGAAATCCGGTAAGGAGAACTCGTCGGAGTTGACGCGGCGGTGGGGGAGATTGTGCCAGAGGGAGTAGTAGCAGGCGAGGCCGAAGCCGGAGGTGCCGCTGAAGACGACGTGGAAGACGCCGAGTTCCTTGGCGACGGTGGCGGTCCAGCCGAAGAAGATGTCGGAGATGATTAAAAGTTGATGTTTTTGGTTTTGGAAGAGGATGTTTTGGATGAGGGTTTTGAAGGCTGGTTGGAGGGTGGTGGAGGCTTGGATGAGGCGAATGACGAGGTGGTAGGGGATGGAGTCGGTGTTCTCCGTGTTGGGAGGGAGGCCGTGGTCGGAGGGAGTGAAGGGGATTTCGACGAGGGAGATGGTGGAGTCTGGTGGGATAGAGGATCTTAGTTTTTTGATGTTTAGGGAAGTGTTGAGTATGGTGATGCTGTACTTTTTTCTCTGTTCTAATTCAAGTGCTAATGCTAAGAACGGGATTATGTGGCCTTGGGCCATGAAAGGGAACAACACTGCCTCTTGTTTTCCTTCTGTTTCTGCCATTGCTTGCCAATGTCAGACCCTTCCCCAGCTGGTGTCGCCTTTATTAGGTTTTTTCCACACGCTTAcgttaataattatttacacacacctcATGTATAACCTAGTTAGCAACACATGATGTTGTGTTCAAAATGTGGGAGAGAATTTGGTTTGATTCCCACTTATTATACTCTTTTGGTCGAAACGGGAAGTTTTAATgtaacttataatttatataaaggaTTGAAGTTTGTGacaatacttaaataaaaaatttattctttttgttgTGGTTTGTGTTTCAAGACTAATTAAATTATCACGtaaaatcatcaattttcttTCAAACATACATTGAATTTGAACCAAaagtatgttaatttttttttgtctattttaaatttggagtatttaaaacttaattattaatgaattatctttgtatttaacttaattattaattatttatgatttattaattattttcaacaatatattatatatttaatattacattataaactttagtaattaattacacacttaaaagtatattttattacaggaaaacaagtattttttattagtattgtTCAAATAAgattcatttcatcaaacataaatcacactatgtaaacttatattttaacaaaCTTAAGCACCCATTTGAagtaattgagatattttaatttttggtttttaaaataaattgtgtttgATAAGAAtagagttaaatttttttaaactcatttttaaaatattataccatttctttttaaaacaaaagtaaaagatttgtaaattttgtttataGTTTTGAAACACATGcgctaccaccaccaccattgaatttttttttttttaaaaaaaagaggatttgtaaatttaatgtattcgtaatatattactatatttttatttaagtcttttttatCCTTATGTCTCCAAttctaatataatatatttgaataaaaataaataatttgattgtgtttctttACAAAAGTTTGATggattgtttttaaattaataattaaatatgattttcatttttaagaatatttgtTCTCCCTTCCTTTTActgttatgttaaatatttaatggtTATGCATAATCTTGTTTTcaagatgattaattaaatgtaactttacagttttaaaaattagaaatgataaaataagaattttgttgctataataaattttcatcatatttataatattcttattttacattgatttagattaaaatgatatgatattattatctttttattacaATGTTGAATAATTGAcacgtatattttttttattcataggacgattaattattttatgcagaccacaattaattaaaaacttctGTATGTCGTCAAGAACCCAACCTTGCACACGTACATATTCCATTCTAAGCCGGTAAGCCCATTCCTAACTGACTACGAAGCCTATGTTAATGTCACGGGAATTACTTTACGCAcccaatgatttttttgtacacccaacaattttttcattttttcaaaattactccttttaaaaaacacacggattgtcaatccatatgaATCCTTCGTACGGATTCGCAATATGTAACGATGAATTTGTATGAATCCTTCATACGGATTCGCAATCCATAACGATGAATCCGTAAGGTCATTACCTTCCCCACCTCCTCCTCACCAACTCCGCTATGCCACCTCCGCCACACCGTAGCACTATCATCACCGCTGCCCTTTGCTCCAACCTTCGACGCACTATAGCATCGCCACCTCCTTCATGGCCATCACCCTGCCTCTGGTCTCGCCCAGCGACATCGTCGCGTCGAAGTCACGCAAGGCTGTTGAGGTCATCGCCAGCTCCTTCATCGTCACGTGAGGTCACCGCCACCCCTTCATCGTCACACGAGGTCCCTTTGCTCCTCCTTCATCATCGTGCAAGGTCCCTTCGCTCCAACCTCACCGCAGAGCACCTCCCCCTCATGCGTGCCCGTTCTTTGTTGCCACCAACCTTGTCGCGAAGGTCCATGGTATTATGAATTGACAATCCATATACGTTATATGTAAgggtgttttttatttttcaccctAAATAGTGGATGTACAAGAACAAATGCTCGGCTATGAAATACTAACCCAAAGTTTATGACCTAGcatcaaataaaattacttttagaccaaaaaactaattttattttaatttaccaacaaaaagaatatttttattaatttgaagtATAATTTATAAGGTTTTTAAAACTGGGCtgattattcaaataataaaaccaCTGATTTAAGAtttcataatataattatagttgaactaataataaatattattattttgtttttttaaatataatataacgaGTAATATTAAATGGAATAAATCATCACGTGTATGAATAACTGACATAAGGTCATTTTGTTTAATCAAGTGTATCAACTTTTAGTTCTGATATGCAGGTTGAATTAAAATAAGGTTTATTTTGACTGTATTTAGTGTGAGTTTATTTTGCTTTCATAATTAATCCCTCTTGTGGTTGTGTATATGTTCAAAAGCAAGTTTTgtcattgaaattaatttagacTCATTTCTCAATTATGTTTAAtagtttaaaatcaaatttatcaaaatcaactatacttaattttaaaacaaataagtatTTAGTATGGGAAAATCATGTAACAAAGTTTCAACTAATTTAATAAGATTGAGgtagatctataaaataaaataaaatttctcaaCACTTAATGTGATAATTAAATCTGAATTCGCAAGTACTTATTCAATCATTACAATTTTTTGGCAGATGCATAGATCAAGTTATTTTATGagtaatttttgtatatattaagttttatcatttcaattgttgaattaaaaattctcaatgaataaatcaagttaatgtttttaatttttataaatttttaaatctagcttatactttattaaaatgaattcaatgtgacgtataatataattttcaagtAAATATTAACTATAAGTTTAAATAACTGCAAATGTTCAACTCCGGTTAAGAACAACTGCAAatgttcaatttatttaaaatttgatatacaCAATCTTCGAATTAATATCAACatagttaaattaataaaattcaatatatacaACCAAATTTCTGGCCATTTAAACCAACAAATACTGGTTAACTTTTACTTAGAGTTGTCCAAATGAAGAACTCATCCATGGCCCTAATTGGTGACCCCTTTAAAGAATCTTCCATCCTTTATGATATTCCTTATCATATCTCGATGTTAGCAGCTTTCTTCTTCATCAGTCATCACTATCCCTTTATCTGTTTGGTTCATCACCAATTCACTTTTAGCCACTAAATCTTTATGCTTGATCTCTCAAAGCTCTTCCCTCTAACCTCCTCTTAAAAGAATATCTTGCCTAGTTAATTCACAATTAGAGAGAATTCAAATTTGTTTTACAGTAATTTAACTCGTATTGATAATGTTTTTTGTTTGCCAGTATAATTGTGTCCTTGTTACCCAGGACACAAGActtattgaatttaaaataataatatcatgtTCAAACTACACATGAACAACCAGAAATTTATCTCAAAGTAGCCAACATAATACATTCGGCCATTTATTTGGGTAGTATGGGTTTTCGTCCTGTTACTTAGATTGACTATCCTCATATGCAATTTGGTcatatcaatttttctttttttgataacagattttttttttttaaattataagaattgaaGTTAGTGTcagaaaatttacaataattcatCCATCATGTTTAATGTATCTACCCAACTAActgataattaattattctaaCACGGTAATATGCAATTTAATTATTAGCCAct contains the following coding sequences:
- the LOC114388252 gene encoding UDP-glycosyltransferase 92A1, which gives rise to MAETEGKQEAVLFPFMAQGHIIPFLALALELEQRKKYSITILNTSLNIKKLRSSIPPDSTISLVEIPFTPSDHGLPPNTENTDSIPYHLVIRLIQASTTLQPAFKTLIQNILFQNQKHQLLIISDIFFGWTATVAKELGVFHVVFSGTSGFGLACYYSLWHNLPHRRVNSDEFSLPDFPEARVIHRTQLPNNISEADGSDPWSVFQKSNLSQWVNSDGILFNTVEEFDSVGLGYFKRKLGRPVWPIGPVLFSSGSGSGSRGKGGGINPNLCTEWLNTKPSKSVLFVCFGSMNTISASQMMELGKALERCGKNFVWVVRPPIGFDINSEFREGEWLPEGFVERVKESGKGLVVHDWAPQVEILSHFAVSAFLSHCGWNSVLESLSQGVPILGWPMAAEQFYNCKLLEEEVGVCVEVARGKSSEVKYEDIVAKIELVMDETEKGVAMGKKAGDVRDMIRDAVKDEDGFKGSSVRAMDEFLSAAFES